One Gloeobacter morelensis MG652769 DNA window includes the following coding sequences:
- a CDS encoding response regulator transcription factor has translation MIRVLVVDDQSIVREGLRSLLEMAGGFEVVGGAEHGRAALAVIEELAACGRTPDVVLMDVRMPVMDGVAATRLIAERFCGVKVLVLTTFDDSEYISEALRCGALGYLLKDTPVSELAEAIRLVHKGYNPLGPGILQKVFATIPAAAPVRSPPPPAALTALTPREREVLGLIARGASNAEIARALYISEGTVKFHITKILSQLGVRDRTQAAILANAFTEWL, from the coding sequence GTGATTCGCGTGCTGGTGGTGGACGACCAGAGCATCGTCCGGGAGGGACTGCGCTCGCTGCTGGAAATGGCGGGGGGCTTCGAGGTGGTAGGTGGCGCCGAGCACGGCCGCGCCGCTCTGGCGGTAATCGAAGAGTTGGCTGCCTGTGGCCGCACACCCGATGTGGTCCTGATGGACGTGCGCATGCCGGTGATGGACGGAGTCGCAGCCACACGGCTGATCGCCGAGCGCTTCTGCGGGGTAAAAGTCCTAGTACTGACAACCTTCGACGACAGCGAATATATCTCTGAAGCCCTGCGCTGCGGCGCCCTGGGCTATCTGCTCAAGGACACCCCGGTGAGCGAATTGGCCGAGGCCATCCGCCTGGTGCACAAAGGCTACAATCCGCTCGGTCCCGGTATCTTGCAAAAAGTGTTCGCCACTATCCCGGCTGCTGCCCCGGTGCGCTCCCCACCGCCGCCCGCTGCCCTGACGGCCCTGACTCCCCGCGAGCGGGAAGTCCTGGGACTGATCGCCCGGGGAGCGAGCAACGCCGAGATTGCCAGGGCGCTCTACATCTCAGAAGGAACGGTCAAGTTCCACATCACCAAGATCCTCAGCCAGCTCGGGGTGCGCGACCGCACCCAGGCGGCGATCCTGGCCAACGCCTTTACCGAGTGGCTTTAA
- a CDS encoding GNAT family N-acetyltransferase, whose protein sequence is MPVFDFGPFPALKTERLLLREVVPGDAQAIFALRSDYEVTRYNIGRAYTGLEQARSLIEDIAAGYATGSELRWGITLVGQERVIGMAGFNYWSSRDRRASIGFDLAREFWGKGIMAEALQAILRFGFESMALNRIEADTSAANAASIRLLSRLGFRLEGCQREQYFEAGRFHDLLIFALLCREFGA, encoded by the coding sequence ATGCCAGTTTTTGACTTTGGTCCCTTTCCTGCGCTTAAAACCGAGCGGTTGCTACTGCGTGAGGTGGTGCCGGGGGACGCGCAGGCCATCTTTGCCCTGCGCAGCGATTATGAGGTGACCCGCTACAACATCGGCAGAGCGTACACGGGCCTGGAGCAAGCGCGCAGCTTGATCGAAGACATCGCCGCCGGTTATGCCACCGGCAGTGAATTGCGCTGGGGAATCACTCTCGTCGGGCAGGAACGGGTGATCGGTATGGCCGGTTTCAATTACTGGTCTTCGAGGGACCGGCGCGCTTCGATCGGTTTTGATCTGGCGCGGGAATTCTGGGGGAAAGGGATCATGGCGGAGGCGCTGCAGGCAATCTTGCGGTTCGGTTTTGAATCGATGGCCCTCAACCGCATCGAAGCCGACACCAGCGCCGCCAACGCCGCCTCGATCCGGCTGTTGTCCCGGCTCGGTTTTCGCCTCGAAGGCTGCCAGCGCGAACAGTACTTCGAAGCAGGCCGCTTCCACGATCTGTTGATTTTTGCCCTGCTGTGCCGGGAGTTTGGCGCCTGA
- a CDS encoding glycoside hydrolase family 10 protein, protein MERIRGVWLANVGSRVLHSREAIARAMDLLAQTGFNAVFPVVWNKGFTLYPSRIMLELFGIEIDPLYAEAQRDPLAEVIEEARRAGIRMVIPWFEYGFASSPRADGGHLLLTRPAWTARVSGGAPLVKNGLVWMNAFDPEVQNFVLSLMLEVAANYQIAGVQGDDRLPALPVEGGYDPYTIGLFREATGSDPPGWASEPGWVQWRADRLTEFLGSLYTQIKSVRPDLLLSLAPSVYPFSLNHYLQDVAEWARRGWFDLLHPQVYRENFGKYRREIDRLKRDFPPEVAGRIAPGIAFKANGVEIGVEDLRRRIALNRERGLGGEVFFYFDGLRTNDGRMAQAFRDWM, encoded by the coding sequence ATGGAGCGTATCCGGGGAGTCTGGCTGGCAAACGTCGGTAGCCGCGTGCTGCACTCGCGCGAAGCAATTGCCCGGGCGATGGACCTGCTTGCCCAAACCGGCTTCAACGCGGTCTTTCCTGTGGTCTGGAACAAAGGTTTCACGCTTTACCCGAGTCGGATCATGCTGGAACTGTTCGGCATCGAGATCGATCCGCTCTACGCCGAAGCGCAGCGCGACCCGCTTGCGGAAGTCATCGAAGAAGCAAGGCGGGCGGGCATCCGCATGGTGATCCCCTGGTTCGAGTACGGCTTTGCCAGTTCGCCGCGGGCCGACGGCGGCCACCTTTTGCTCACCCGGCCCGCGTGGACGGCCCGGGTGAGCGGCGGAGCGCCGCTGGTCAAAAACGGTCTGGTCTGGATGAATGCCTTCGACCCCGAAGTGCAGAATTTTGTGCTCAGCCTGATGCTGGAGGTGGCGGCGAACTACCAGATCGCGGGAGTACAGGGGGACGACCGGCTGCCGGCCCTACCGGTAGAAGGAGGCTACGATCCGTACACGATCGGGCTGTTTCGCGAGGCCACCGGCAGTGATCCTCCCGGGTGGGCGAGTGAACCGGGTTGGGTGCAATGGCGCGCAGACAGGCTCACCGAATTTCTAGGAAGCCTATACACACAGATCAAATCTGTCCGGCCGGACTTGTTGCTTTCCCTGGCTCCGAGCGTCTACCCCTTCAGCTTGAACCACTACCTGCAGGATGTGGCCGAGTGGGCGCGGCGGGGTTGGTTCGACCTGCTCCATCCCCAGGTCTACCGCGAAAACTTCGGCAAGTACCGGCGGGAGATCGACAGGCTCAAACGGGATTTTCCGCCCGAGGTGGCCGGTCGGATCGCACCCGGAATCGCCTTCAAGGCCAACGGTGTCGAAATCGGCGTCGAAGACCTGCGCAGGCGCATTGCCCTCAACCGCGAGCGGGGATTGGGGGGGGAAGTGTTTTTTTACTTCGACGGATTGCGGACGAACGATGGGCGAATGGCCCAGGCTTTTCGAGACTGGATGTGA
- a CDS encoding MBL fold metallo-hydrolase → MGKRWVAFGLGLAGSLAAAAVAQQVHLTASEQSLRRARAVLDAGIEALGGPQVLEKSRRITLKEVGHSLNAYQSPNPEPPYSKTAYEEVTLIDYEGGRLFNEQKSAFPGIVVWNRTIIDGQNGYNLDMRAKTAVAIADPSIAANRAIVRKLPHLLLREARNRVDTLRWVGEDDFGGQKQQVITYARDDGRQLALYFDAQTRLLTKSDFLYTDPAVGDSRSEFVYPGYREVEGVKVPTGRSFYNAGEPIQTTEYTQVQFGQAVSDAQVALPAGFKKAPAPPPGAEKLTQLGDGVYLLENPALNYNTLFVAFEEYVLVVDAPEPLPYSAHASNVIERIKKTVPGKPVKYLVLTHHHADHAGGVRSYIAEGTTVVTTPGNRGAIEKLMAGRYTIAPDEFARKPQPLKLETIEGKKRVFQDGKRIVEFYDIGPNPHAQEMVVAWLPKEKILFQADLININANGIVPPAQEATVSFAQKLAQLGIGPERIACVHGRMISAQELRASLAQARDAG, encoded by the coding sequence ATGGGCAAAAGGTGGGTCGCGTTCGGCTTGGGCCTGGCAGGCTCGCTCGCGGCGGCAGCGGTGGCGCAGCAGGTCCATTTGACGGCTTCGGAGCAGTCTTTGCGGCGGGCAAGGGCGGTACTCGATGCGGGGATCGAAGCGCTGGGCGGGCCGCAGGTCCTGGAGAAGAGCCGCCGCATCACCCTCAAGGAAGTGGGCCACAGCCTGAACGCCTACCAGAGCCCGAATCCGGAACCCCCTTACAGCAAAACCGCTTACGAAGAGGTGACCCTTATCGACTACGAGGGTGGCCGATTGTTCAACGAACAAAAGTCGGCTTTTCCCGGAATTGTCGTCTGGAACCGGACGATCATCGACGGCCAGAATGGCTACAACCTGGACATGCGGGCCAAAACGGCGGTGGCGATTGCCGACCCGTCGATTGCCGCCAACCGCGCCATCGTGCGCAAATTGCCCCATTTGCTTTTGCGAGAAGCCCGCAACCGCGTCGATACCTTGCGCTGGGTCGGAGAAGACGACTTTGGGGGCCAAAAACAGCAGGTGATCACCTACGCCCGCGACGACGGCCGCCAGCTTGCCCTCTACTTCGATGCCCAGACCCGTTTGCTCACCAAGAGCGATTTTCTGTATACCGACCCGGCGGTGGGCGACTCGCGCTCCGAATTCGTCTATCCGGGCTACCGGGAGGTAGAAGGCGTCAAAGTGCCCACCGGCCGTTCCTTCTATAACGCCGGCGAGCCGATTCAAACGACCGAGTACACCCAGGTGCAATTCGGTCAGGCGGTGAGCGATGCCCAGGTGGCGCTCCCGGCGGGCTTCAAAAAAGCCCCCGCCCCACCCCCCGGCGCTGAGAAGCTCACCCAACTCGGCGACGGCGTCTATCTTCTCGAGAACCCGGCCCTCAACTACAACACCTTGTTCGTCGCTTTCGAGGAGTACGTCCTGGTGGTGGACGCCCCCGAACCCTTGCCCTACTCCGCCCACGCAAGCAACGTCATCGAGCGGATCAAAAAGACCGTTCCGGGCAAACCGGTCAAATATCTGGTGCTCACCCACCACCACGCCGACCACGCCGGGGGCGTGCGCAGCTATATTGCCGAAGGCACCACGGTGGTCACCACCCCGGGTAACCGGGGGGCGATCGAAAAGCTGATGGCCGGCCGCTACACTATTGCACCGGATGAGTTTGCCAGGAAGCCCCAACCGCTCAAACTCGAAACGATCGAAGGCAAAAAGCGGGTATTTCAAGACGGCAAGCGCATCGTCGAATTTTACGATATCGGTCCCAACCCCCATGCCCAGGAAATGGTCGTAGCCTGGCTACCCAAAGAAAAAATTCTCTTTCAGGCCGATCTCATCAACATCAATGCCAACGGGATCGTGCCTCCTGCCCAGGAGGCGACCGTCAGCTTTGCCCAGAAGCTGGCACAATTGGGGATCGGCCCGGAGCGCATCGCCTGTGTGCACGGGCGCATGATCTCCGCGCAGGAACTGCGCGCTTCGCTAGCCCAGGCGCGTGACGCCGGTTGA
- a CDS encoding M15 family metallopeptidase: MELPPALLRFEPHPYVALGAPYGRISPFFLRSGVVQRLLEAQRRLQVGDSDLRLIVFDAYRPIAVQQFMVDWTFADLVARSGLNVERLTSKQRLAFNEQVHRFWAEPSLDPATPPPHSTGAAVDLTLASASGKPVAMGGEIDEISERSFPAHYSKDQTETGKRFYRCRTLLLTAMASAGFQQHPEEWWHFSYGDQLWAFYQQQPTAIYGQAQLKIQQ; encoded by the coding sequence GTGGAGTTGCCGCCCGCTCTGCTGCGCTTCGAGCCTCACCCCTACGTCGCCCTCGGTGCTCCCTACGGCCGGATTTCACCGTTTTTCCTGCGCTCGGGCGTGGTGCAGCGCCTGCTGGAGGCGCAACGTAGGCTTCAAGTCGGCGATTCGGACTTGCGCTTGATAGTATTCGACGCTTACCGGCCCATCGCTGTGCAGCAGTTTATGGTCGACTGGACTTTCGCCGATCTGGTGGCCCGCTCCGGGTTGAACGTGGAAAGATTGACCTCCAAGCAGCGCTTGGCGTTCAACGAGCAAGTGCACCGCTTCTGGGCCGAACCGAGCCTCGATCCGGCCACTCCCCCACCCCACAGCACCGGAGCTGCGGTGGATCTGACTCTGGCCTCTGCGTCTGGAAAACCAGTTGCCATGGGTGGCGAAATCGACGAGATCTCCGAGCGTTCCTTTCCAGCTCACTATTCTAAAGATCAGACAGAGACCGGGAAGCGCTTCTACCGCTGCCGCACTCTGCTGCTTACAGCAATGGCAAGTGCGGGCTTCCAGCAACACCCCGAGGAGTGGTGGCATTTTTCCTACGGCGATCAACTCTGGGCGTTCTACCAGCAGCAGCCGACGGCGATTTACGGGCAAGCACAGTTAAAGATTCAGCAGTGA
- a CDS encoding bifunctional pantoate--beta-alanine ligase/(d)CMP kinase gives MKVVETVARLEAFRRARAPVAGVEMGLVMTMGALHEGHRSLLARARRENTVLVVSIFVNPAQFSPNEDLSRYPRPLADDLELCRHEGVDLVFVPPQSELYPPGFGTKVVPDPALTEAMCGLARPGHFSGVATVVAKVMNLVQPVRAYFGQKDAQQVAVIQSVCRDLNIGGRIVICPTVRDPDGLALSSRNVYLNPEQRSTALALPRALDKAAHLWAGGERRASELERAVRTVLASESGLEVEYVAAVDPERLTPHQDASGPVLVAAAVRVGSTRLIDNVVLGQHHERRPIIAIDGPAGAGKSTLARRLAQRLGFLYIDTGAMYRAVTWRAMQERIDPLDGERLSALTRAVRIRLAPGYQSAFPTRVWVDGEEVTRAVRDEAVSLQVSAVSSHPGVRSELVAQQRRIGEAGGVILDGRDIGTHVFPRAELKIYLTASVEERALRRAEDLKAKGLPIPDIAVLKEQIRSRDNQDMSRAYAPLRKADDAIEVNTDTFTVQDTLDRLLALYRDKVGGGV, from the coding sequence GTGAAAGTCGTCGAAACCGTGGCCAGGCTCGAAGCGTTCCGGCGGGCGCGCGCCCCGGTCGCCGGTGTGGAGATGGGACTGGTGATGACGATGGGGGCGCTGCATGAAGGCCACCGCAGCCTGCTCGCCCGCGCTCGCCGCGAGAACACCGTGCTGGTGGTCAGCATCTTTGTCAATCCCGCCCAGTTCAGCCCGAACGAAGACCTGAGCCGCTACCCGCGCCCGCTGGCAGACGATCTCGAACTCTGCCGCCACGAAGGGGTGGATCTCGTCTTTGTACCGCCGCAGTCCGAACTCTACCCGCCGGGTTTTGGCACCAAAGTGGTACCGGACCCGGCCCTCACCGAAGCGATGTGCGGACTTGCGCGTCCAGGCCACTTCAGCGGTGTGGCTACCGTCGTAGCCAAGGTGATGAACCTGGTGCAGCCGGTACGCGCTTACTTCGGCCAGAAAGACGCCCAGCAGGTGGCGGTGATCCAGTCCGTCTGCCGCGACCTCAATATCGGCGGTCGCATCGTCATCTGCCCGACCGTGCGCGACCCGGACGGCCTTGCCCTGAGTTCCCGCAATGTCTACTTGAATCCCGAGCAGCGCAGCACCGCCCTTGCCCTACCCCGCGCCCTCGATAAAGCGGCCCATCTGTGGGCAGGGGGCGAGCGGCGGGCGAGCGAGCTGGAGCGCGCCGTGCGCACCGTGCTTGCAAGCGAATCGGGCCTGGAAGTCGAATATGTGGCGGCGGTGGATCCCGAACGGCTCACCCCCCATCAGGACGCTTCAGGACCGGTGCTGGTGGCGGCGGCGGTGCGGGTCGGCTCCACGCGTCTGATCGACAATGTCGTGCTCGGCCAGCACCACGAGCGCCGGCCGATCATCGCCATCGACGGACCTGCCGGGGCGGGCAAATCCACCCTCGCCCGCCGTCTGGCCCAGCGGCTCGGGTTTCTCTATATCGATACGGGGGCGATGTACCGGGCGGTCACCTGGAGGGCCATGCAGGAGCGAATCGATCCCCTCGACGGTGAGCGGCTCAGCGCACTGACCCGCGCCGTGCGCATCCGGCTTGCCCCCGGCTACCAGAGTGCCTTTCCCACGCGGGTGTGGGTAGACGGCGAAGAAGTGACCCGGGCGGTGCGCGACGAGGCGGTGTCGCTGCAGGTGAGTGCCGTTTCATCCCATCCGGGGGTGCGCAGCGAACTGGTTGCCCAGCAGCGCCGCATCGGCGAAGCGGGGGGTGTCATTCTTGACGGCCGCGACATCGGCACCCACGTCTTTCCCCGGGCGGAGCTAAAAATTTATCTGACCGCCTCCGTCGAGGAGCGGGCGCTGCGCCGAGCAGAGGACTTAAAGGCCAAAGGTTTGCCAATACCCGATATCGCAGTGCTCAAAGAGCAGATCCGCAGCCGCGACAACCAGGATATGAGCCGCGCCTACGCCCCCTTGCGCAAGGCAGACGACGCCATCGAGGTCAACACCGACACCTTCACCGTCCAGGACACCCTCGACCGGTTGCTTGCCCTCTACCGCGACAAAGTGGGAGGCGGCGTCTGA
- a CDS encoding thiazole synthase has product MIETQSPPAALQIAHRSFRSRLMTGTGKYRSFEAMRAAVAASGSEIVTVAVRRVQEGVPGHGGLGQELDWQKLWMLPNTAGAKSAEEAVRYAHFGREMAKILGQEDNNWVKLEVIPETKYLLPDPLGTLQAAETLIKAGFTVLPYINADFHLARRLWEMGCATVMPLGSPIGSGQGLQNAAAIALIIAESPVPVVVDAGIRTPSEACRAMEMGAAALLINTAIAQAEDPIAMGRAMGLATEAGRMAHQAGAIPVKTYASASSPLTGLVGSAVGS; this is encoded by the coding sequence GTGATCGAGACCCAATCGCCGCCCGCTGCGCTGCAGATTGCCCATCGCTCCTTCCGCTCGCGGCTGATGACCGGCACCGGCAAATATCGCTCCTTCGAGGCGATGCGCGCCGCCGTCGCCGCTTCTGGAAGCGAAATTGTCACCGTCGCTGTGCGGCGGGTGCAGGAGGGTGTACCGGGCCACGGCGGCCTCGGCCAGGAACTCGACTGGCAAAAACTCTGGATGCTGCCCAACACCGCCGGAGCGAAGAGCGCCGAAGAAGCGGTGCGCTACGCCCATTTCGGCCGCGAGATGGCAAAAATCCTGGGCCAGGAGGACAACAACTGGGTGAAGCTCGAAGTGATCCCCGAGACCAAGTACCTGCTGCCCGACCCCCTCGGCACCCTGCAGGCGGCGGAGACGCTCATCAAAGCGGGCTTTACGGTGCTGCCCTACATCAACGCCGATTTTCATCTGGCCCGGCGCCTCTGGGAGATGGGCTGCGCCACGGTCATGCCGTTAGGCTCTCCCATCGGCTCCGGCCAGGGCCTCCAGAACGCGGCGGCCATTGCGCTTATTATTGCCGAATCGCCGGTGCCGGTGGTGGTGGACGCGGGCATCCGCACTCCTTCGGAGGCTTGCCGGGCAATGGAGATGGGAGCGGCGGCGCTGCTCATCAATACCGCCATCGCCCAAGCTGAAGATCCAATTGCCATGGGCCGCGCGATGGGCCTGGCCACCGAGGCGGGCCGGATGGCCCACCAGGCGGGGGCCATCCCGGTCAAAACCTACGCCAGCGCCAGTTCGCCGCTTACAGGACTGGTGGGGAGCGCTGTCGGCAGTTGA
- the chlG gene encoding chlorophyll synthase ChlG codes for MKQTEGIGIMENTQAKDTRKTRSLLGMRGADTSAQRPLWQIRLQLMKPVTWIPLMWGVLCGTASAGMFNWAGYFQWNGTYVLAGVACMVLSGPLLAGYTQTLNDYYDRALDAINEPYRPIPSGAITIGQVMAQIFSLLGLGLALAVGLDLWAAAEFGARHTPWVLTGLTLFGAFVAYIYSAPPLKLKQNGWLGNYALGASYIALPWCAGHALFGTLSPTIVVLTLFYSFSGLGIAIVNDFKSIEGDRKLGLRSLPVIFGVNRAAWICVLMIDVFQIGVLGYLLYLQSWLYAAVLAALIVPQIVFQRRFLADPVANDVRYQASSQPFLVFGMLVTGLALGWGRL; via the coding sequence ATGAAGCAGACAGAAGGCATCGGGATCATGGAAAACACCCAGGCCAAGGACACGCGCAAGACCCGCAGCCTGTTGGGGATGCGGGGGGCGGACACCAGCGCGCAGCGCCCACTGTGGCAGATCCGGCTGCAGTTGATGAAGCCCGTCACCTGGATTCCCTTGATGTGGGGGGTGCTTTGCGGCACCGCCTCCGCGGGCATGTTCAACTGGGCGGGTTACTTCCAGTGGAACGGCACCTATGTACTGGCCGGCGTCGCCTGCATGGTACTGAGCGGACCGCTTTTGGCCGGTTATACCCAGACGCTCAACGACTATTACGACCGCGCGCTCGACGCCATCAACGAGCCCTACCGGCCCATTCCCTCAGGAGCGATCACGATCGGCCAGGTGATGGCCCAGATATTCAGCCTGTTGGGGCTGGGGCTGGCCCTGGCGGTGGGTCTCGATCTGTGGGCGGCGGCCGAGTTCGGTGCGCGGCACACGCCTTGGGTGCTCACGGGGCTGACGCTCTTTGGCGCTTTTGTTGCCTATATCTACTCAGCACCGCCTCTCAAACTCAAGCAGAACGGCTGGCTGGGTAACTATGCCCTGGGAGCAAGCTACATCGCTCTGCCCTGGTGCGCAGGCCACGCCCTGTTCGGCACCCTCAGCCCAACGATCGTCGTGCTCACACTCTTCTATTCGTTCTCCGGCCTCGGGATCGCCATCGTCAACGACTTCAAGAGCATCGAGGGCGACCGCAAACTGGGTTTGCGCTCGCTGCCGGTGATCTTCGGCGTCAATCGGGCCGCCTGGATCTGCGTACTGATGATCGATGTGTTTCAAATCGGCGTGCTAGGTTATTTGCTCTATTTGCAAAGTTGGCTCTATGCGGCCGTTCTGGCGGCACTGATCGTACCGCAGATTGTTTTTCAGCGGCGATTTCTGGCGGACCCGGTGGCCAACGATGTGCGCTACCAGGCAAGTTCCCAACCGTTTCTGGTCTTTGGGATGCTGGTGACGGGCCTGGCGCTCGGTTGGGGGAGACTCTAG
- a CDS encoding MlaE family lipid ABC transporter permease subunit produces MEWIQRLISAGLLAGQVFVHLLRGRIHWRNTVDQLSVVGTESVLVAVITAITIGMVFTIQVAREFISFGASSAIGGVLAIALTRELAPVLTAVIIAGRVGSAFAAEVGTMRVTEQIDALEVLRTDPIDYLVTPRVIACAVMLPVLTIVADVTGLAGGLFITTQLYGISATLYLDSARNLLESWDVISGLIKAGIFGVLIAMIGSNWGLTTTGGARGVGRSTTQSVVTALLTIFIVNFVLSALMFRGAGEALQRGF; encoded by the coding sequence ATGGAATGGATCCAGAGGCTGATCTCGGCCGGTCTGCTTGCCGGACAGGTTTTTGTCCATCTGCTGCGCGGGCGCATTCACTGGCGCAATACGGTCGATCAACTCTCAGTGGTCGGTACCGAATCGGTGCTGGTGGCCGTGATCACAGCCATCACGATCGGCATGGTCTTCACGATCCAGGTGGCGCGCGAATTTATTTCTTTCGGCGCCTCCTCCGCGATCGGCGGTGTGCTTGCAATTGCCCTCACCCGCGAACTGGCCCCGGTGCTCACTGCTGTGATCATCGCCGGGCGGGTGGGTTCGGCTTTTGCCGCCGAGGTGGGTACAATGCGCGTCACCGAGCAAATCGACGCGCTGGAGGTACTGCGCACCGACCCGATCGACTATCTGGTCACCCCGCGGGTGATCGCCTGCGCGGTGATGCTGCCGGTGCTCACGATCGTGGCGGACGTCACAGGATTGGCGGGTGGACTTTTCATCACCACCCAGCTTTATGGCATCTCAGCTACCCTCTACCTCGATTCGGCCCGCAATTTGCTGGAGAGTTGGGATGTCATCAGCGGCCTGATCAAGGCGGGTATCTTCGGGGTGCTCATCGCCATGATCGGCTCCAACTGGGGACTGACCACCACCGGCGGCGCCCGGGGGGTGGGCCGTTCCACCACCCAGTCGGTGGTGACGGCCCTCCTGACGATTTTTATCGTCAATTTTGTCCTCTCGGCCTTGATGTTTCGGGGAGCGGGCGAGGCCCTGCAAAGGGGTTTCTAG
- the rppA gene encoding two-component system response regulator RppA, which produces MHLLLVEDEAELADPLAAMLKREGHVVETSYDGDHAWNLLSNHSYDLVILDWMLPGHSGLDLCRRLRARGHSVPVLMLTARDTIDNKLAGFEAGADDYLVKPFELRELLARVRALLRRPPERQTDELRLGDLVLNVSNKLARRAGRPIDLSAKEYQLLEYFMRHPGQLLTHEQILEHVWDSGAEPNSNVVAAQVKLLRRKIDKDADTALIHTVYGQGYRFGMP; this is translated from the coding sequence GTGCACCTGCTTTTGGTCGAGGATGAAGCGGAGCTGGCCGATCCCCTAGCTGCGATGCTGAAGCGCGAAGGCCATGTGGTCGAAACCAGCTACGACGGAGATCACGCCTGGAATTTGCTGTCAAATCATAGCTACGACCTTGTCATTCTCGACTGGATGCTGCCTGGTCACTCGGGGCTGGATTTGTGCCGCCGACTACGCGCCAGGGGGCACTCGGTACCGGTGTTGATGCTCACCGCCCGCGACACCATCGACAACAAACTTGCTGGTTTTGAGGCCGGCGCAGACGATTATTTGGTCAAACCCTTCGAACTGCGTGAGTTGCTTGCCCGGGTGCGCGCCTTGTTGCGCCGTCCTCCCGAGCGACAGACCGACGAGTTGCGCCTGGGGGATCTGGTGCTCAATGTCAGTAACAAGCTTGCCCGCCGCGCCGGTCGTCCCATCGATCTGTCGGCCAAAGAGTACCAGTTGCTCGAATACTTCATGCGCCATCCCGGCCAGTTGCTCACCCACGAGCAGATCCTGGAGCACGTTTGGGACTCGGGGGCCGAACCGAACAGCAACGTGGTGGCAGCCCAGGTCAAACTGCTGCGCCGCAAAATCGACAAAGACGCCGACACTGCCCTGATTCATACAGTCTATGGGCAGGGTTACCGCTTCGGGATGCCGTAA
- a CDS encoding DUF3667 domain-containing protein codes for MMAEADARAPKPLPADSPVPAKPTRAQKREQARAARRSPVCLNCGELTPGNYCIHCGQPNETYRVSTRKLVADFINDYFTVDLKFPKSVLPLLFKPGFLTNEYIAGRRARYIAPLRMYLFVSVLYFVILGFFSNTLFDNPNDGTVQTDAGADTPAKVLDNSKATRKTDNALKPPNPKLDPPGADQKGVNVRMGDDGSLPLDIKPEDVEVDTGNPDLDRYLVKQIRAKVEDYRAPGGRDRLIRDVEDNLPIAVFTLLPVFALLLKVFYWRNGRYYAEHLIFSLHFHAFIFLTLGLATLVNSNLLLPWTPAAHLLYLFVAMMTVYRQGWLKTLVKCSLLVTGYGIAIIYSMALVAFLTFVF; via the coding sequence ATGATGGCCGAAGCCGATGCGAGAGCACCCAAGCCGCTGCCTGCCGACTCTCCCGTGCCAGCCAAACCCACGCGCGCCCAAAAGCGCGAACAGGCTCGCGCCGCCCGCCGCTCGCCCGTCTGCCTCAACTGCGGCGAACTGACCCCCGGCAACTACTGCATCCACTGCGGGCAACCCAACGAGACGTACCGAGTCTCGACCCGGAAGTTGGTCGCTGATTTTATCAACGACTATTTCACCGTCGATCTCAAATTTCCCAAAAGCGTTCTGCCGCTCTTGTTCAAGCCCGGTTTTTTGACGAACGAGTACATCGCAGGCCGTAGGGCACGCTACATCGCTCCCCTGCGCATGTATTTGTTTGTGAGCGTTCTTTATTTTGTGATTTTAGGGTTTTTCAGCAACACCCTTTTCGACAACCCAAATGATGGCACAGTGCAGACGGACGCAGGGGCCGACACCCCTGCAAAGGTTCTGGATAATTCCAAAGCCACTCGGAAAACCGACAACGCGCTCAAACCGCCAAATCCAAAGCTTGACCCCCCCGGTGCCGATCAAAAAGGCGTCAATGTTCGCATGGGCGACGACGGCAGCCTGCCGCTAGACATCAAGCCCGAGGATGTCGAGGTTGATACTGGAAACCCGGACCTCGATCGCTATCTAGTCAAACAAATTCGTGCCAAAGTTGAAGACTACCGAGCTCCCGGTGGACGGGACAGGCTGATTCGCGACGTTGAGGACAATCTCCCGATCGCGGTATTTACCCTGTTGCCTGTGTTCGCTCTACTTCTAAAAGTCTTCTACTGGCGCAACGGGCGCTACTACGCCGAGCATCTCATCTTTTCGCTCCACTTCCATGCCTTTATTTTTCTGACGTTGGGCCTGGCGACGCTGGTGAACAGCAATCTGCTGTTACCCTGGACACCCGCTGCCCATCTTCTCTATCTGTTCGTCGCGATGATGACGGTCTACCGGCAGGGATGGCTGAAGACGCTCGTCAAATGTTCACTGCTGGTGACCGGTTACGGCATTGCCATTATTTATTCGATGGCTCTAGTGGCTTTTCTCACTTTTGTGTTTTGA